A genome region from Chloroflexota bacterium includes the following:
- a CDS encoding galactokinase: MIITRSPLRITLGGGGTDLASYYEQFGGFLIAGAIDKYVYITIHDTFVDDLIVKYSSLERVEAAEHLQHPIIREAMRLMEIDGRALEISSMADIPAGTGLGSSGSFTTALLKALHTHKKHLIHPRELAEQACHVEIGLLKEEIGKQDQYIAAFGGLTCLEFAPGGEVNAMPLPISTETRYNLEDDLLLFFTGYSRSASKVLSDQNRRTLESDPEVERNLHDLKEIAYKSHEALIEGDLRAFADLLSLQWEQKKRRTGAATNEEIDRLYQLGMENGALGGKLVGAGGGGFLMFYAEDKARLRAAMRDVGLREVRFRFDFEGTKVVIQ, translated from the coding sequence GTGATCATCACGCGTAGCCCCTTGCGGATCACGCTGGGAGGTGGGGGGACGGACCTTGCCTCGTACTACGAGCAGTTCGGCGGCTTTCTGATTGCGGGGGCCATCGACAAGTACGTCTACATCACCATCCATGACACGTTCGTCGACGATCTGATCGTCAAGTACTCCAGCCTCGAACGTGTTGAAGCAGCCGAGCATCTCCAACATCCGATCATCCGGGAGGCGATGCGGCTGATGGAGATCGATGGGCGTGCCCTCGAAATCTCCAGCATGGCGGACATCCCGGCCGGCACCGGCCTCGGATCCTCCGGCAGCTTTACGACCGCCCTACTCAAGGCGCTGCACACCCACAAGAAGCACCTGATTCATCCGCGTGAGCTGGCCGAGCAGGCATGCCATGTGGAGATTGGACTCCTCAAGGAGGAGATCGGCAAGCAGGATCAGTACATCGCCGCCTTCGGGGGACTGACATGCCTGGAGTTTGCGCCGGGCGGCGAGGTGAACGCTATGCCCCTCCCGATCTCGACCGAGACCCGCTACAACCTCGAAGACGATCTGCTGCTATTCTTCACTGGCTACTCGCGGTCTGCGTCGAAGGTTTTGAGCGATCAGAACCGTCGAACCCTTGAGAGTGACCCCGAGGTGGAGCGCAATCTCCATGATCTTAAGGAGATCGCCTACAAGAGCCACGAGGCGCTCATCGAGGGCGATCTTCGCGCCTTCGCCGACCTTCTCAGCCTCCAGTGGGAGCAGAAGAAGCGGCGCACAGGTGCCGCCACCAACGAGGAGATCGACCGACTGTACCAGCTCGGGATGGAGAACGGCGCGCTCGGTGGGAAGCTTGTCGGGGCCGGTGGCGGCGGCTTCCTGATGTTCTACGCTGAGGACAAGGCCCGCCTCCGTGCTGCCATGCGCGATGTCGGCCTCCGCGAAGTCCGTTTCCGCTTCGACTTCGAGGGCACCAAGGTTGTGATCCAGTGA
- a CDS encoding nucleotidyltransferase family protein codes for MTWRSGAEAVKLSEVPVAILAGGRATRLGLLAADLPKSMIPVAGHPFVDHQLALLQRSGVRRVVFCVGHLGDQIEAHVGDGARYGLEVRYAYDGERLLGTGGAVRRALPLIGPLCLVIYGDSYLDIDYAVVLEHFLRCPEPALMTVFRNGRQWDTSNVHFRDGRIVRYDKRQPDPEMAYIDYGASLYRAEALERIPLGEPYDLGDLTHELAAEGLLAGYEVTQRFYEVGSFHGIRETECYLLRSVREYVPD; via the coding sequence CTGACGTGGCGTTCGGGAGCTGAGGCTGTGAAGCTGTCCGAGGTCCCGGTAGCGATCCTGGCGGGTGGTCGAGCGACGCGCCTTGGGCTGCTCGCTGCCGATCTCCCGAAGTCGATGATTCCCGTCGCGGGGCACCCGTTTGTCGATCACCAGCTTGCGCTCCTCCAGCGTAGTGGCGTTCGTCGGGTCGTCTTCTGCGTCGGGCACCTCGGAGACCAGATCGAGGCCCATGTGGGCGATGGGGCTCGCTACGGTCTCGAAGTCAGGTACGCCTATGATGGTGAGCGGCTCCTTGGCACCGGCGGCGCCGTGCGTCGAGCCCTGCCGCTGATCGGTCCGTTGTGCCTCGTGATCTACGGTGACTCCTACCTGGATATCGACTATGCGGTGGTCCTGGAGCACTTTCTTCGGTGTCCCGAGCCGGCCCTGATGACCGTTTTCCGCAACGGACGGCAGTGGGACACGAGCAATGTGCACTTCCGCGATGGGCGGATCGTGCGGTACGACAAGCGCCAGCCGGACCCGGAGATGGCGTACATCGACTACGGCGCCAGTCTTTATCGCGCCGAGGCGCTCGAGCGAATTCCTCTGGGTGAGCCGTACGATCTCGGTGACCTGACCCACGAACTGGCAGCCGAGGGTTTGCTGGCCGGCTATGAGGTGACGCAGCGATTCTACGAGGTTGGATCGTTCCACGGCATCCGCGAGACGGAGTGCTATCTCTTAAGGTCCGTCAGAGAATACGTTCCCGACTGA
- a CDS encoding AraC family transcriptional regulator yields MVMANDEQREREERQTETHREELVERLARTAREDGTVEPLRGLHIHRVSTSTEPVHGVSIPSFCVIAQGSKTIYLGDDYYRYDPAHYLLATVELPIVIQIGDASKERPYFSLRLDLDPVLVGSVMVEAGLPSPRGQASAKAIDVSPLDVGLLDATVRLVRLVESPAEARILMPLVTREIVYRLLVGAQSNRLRHLAAFGGATNRIATALERIRGDFDKPLRIESLARELGMSPSGFHAQFKAVTAMSPLQFQKQLRLQEARRLMFGEDLDATTAGRRVGYDDASYFNREYKSLFGVPPMRDVQQLRATATASADL; encoded by the coding sequence ATGGTGATGGCGAACGACGAACAGCGAGAGCGCGAGGAGCGCCAGACAGAGACGCATCGGGAAGAGCTGGTCGAGCGGCTGGCGCGAACGGCCCGCGAGGACGGGACGGTGGAGCCGTTGCGGGGCCTGCACATTCACCGAGTGTCCACGTCCACGGAGCCCGTGCACGGCGTGTCGATCCCGTCGTTCTGCGTCATCGCCCAGGGCAGCAAGACGATCTATCTCGGCGACGACTACTATCGATACGATCCCGCGCACTACTTGCTCGCGACCGTCGAACTGCCGATCGTGATCCAGATCGGCGATGCGTCAAAGGAGCGGCCTTACTTCAGCCTCCGACTCGATCTCGACCCGGTCCTCGTCGGCTCTGTGATGGTCGAGGCCGGCCTGCCGTCCCCGCGTGGGCAGGCCAGTGCGAAGGCGATCGACGTGAGCCCGCTGGATGTGGGCCTGCTGGACGCAACGGTTCGGCTCGTCAGGCTCGTGGAATCGCCTGCCGAGGCGCGGATCCTGATGCCGCTGGTTACGCGGGAGATCGTCTACCGCCTACTTGTCGGCGCCCAGAGCAATCGACTCCGCCACCTGGCGGCCTTCGGCGGCGCGACCAACCGCATCGCCACGGCCCTCGAGCGCATCCGCGGCGACTTCGACAAGCCACTCCGCATCGAGAGCCTCGCACGCGAGCTGGGAATGAGCCCCTCTGGCTTCCACGCGCAGTTCAAGGCGGTCACCGCGATGAGCCCTTTGCAGTTCCAGAAGCAGTTGCGGCTCCAGGAGGCCCGACGCCTGATGTTCGGCGAGGATCTCGACGCGACGACCGCCGGTCGCCGCGTCGGGTACGACGACGCCTCGTACTTCAACCGCGAATACAAGAGCCTGTTCGGGGTGCCGCCGATGCGCGACGTGCAGCAGCTCCGAGCAACCGCCACGGCGAGCGCCGATCTTTAG